The Larimichthys crocea isolate SSNF chromosome XI, L_crocea_2.0, whole genome shotgun sequence genome has a segment encoding these proteins:
- the scg5 gene encoding neuroendocrine protein 7B2, with translation MGSAVRLSMLGLFLCLQLGRAPARSPRTADQVSEADIQRLLHGVMEQLGIARPRVEYPAHQATNIVGPQSIQGGAHEGLQHLGPFGNIPNIVAELTGDNVPKDFSDDHGYPDPPNPCPLGKTAADGCLENAPDTAEFSREFQKHQHLFDPEHDYPALAKWNKELLYQKLKGGPKRRKRSVNPYLMGQRLDNVVAKKSVPHFSEEEEEEAPTVSAASKSTT, from the exons ATGGGCTCGGCTGTGCGGTTATCGATGCTCGGCCTCTTCCTGTGCCTGCAGCTCGGCAGAGCTCCAGCTCGCAGCCCCCGCACGGCGGATCAGGTGTCTGAGGCCGACATCCAGCGGCTCCTGCACGGCGTCATGGAGCAGCTAGGCATCGCTCGGCCCAGGGTGGAGTATCCCGCACATCAGGCCACCAACATTGTCGGTCCTCAGAGCATACAGG GTGGTGCTCACGAGGGGCTGCAGCATCTAGGCCCCTTTGGAAACATCCCCAACATTGTGGCCGAGCTGACAGGTGACAACGTTCCCAAAGACTTCAGTGATGACCACGGATACCCAGACCCTCCAAACCCCTGTCCCCTGGGAAAGACCG CAGCTGATGGCTGTTTGGAAAACGCTCCAGACACGGCCGAGTTCAGCCGAGAGTTTCAGAAACACCAGCACCTATTTGACCCAGAGCACGACTACCCAGCCCTGGCAAAGTGG AACAAGGAGCTTTTGTACCAAAAACTGAAGGGAGgaccaaaaagaagaaaaagg AGCGTGAACCCGTATTTGATGGGCCAGAGGCTGGACAACGTGGTCGCCAAAAAATCTGTTCCTCACTtctcagaggaagaggaggaagaggcacCGACCGTCTCTGCTGCCAGCAAATCCACAACCTAA